The DNA sequence GGCATTGGCATTATGATTGCATGTTCATGCATCTCCATTCTCACTTACAATTTCATAGCTGATTGTTATAGATATCCTGACCCTGTTACTGGCAAGAGGAACTACACTTATATGCAAGCCGTCAACTCAtatttaggtattttttcttttttagttggGAGCAAGAGAAATACTTTTATAAAATTGCGTAAATAATTTTTTCcgtctttaattatttatttaaaatataaaataaatttttacaatttaaaatttttttataattttaaacatgtgtctttttttttgtgactgaaataaattaaaaaaaagaaaaacaaaacaaacaaaacaaggaactgcttaaatagagggacagtcccgtttaagactactcttaaacttcTCCCAatgtgaaagaagctccacataacttcatcgccatctttgccataatATCTGCCACAGtttttgcatctctcataatcaaacgaaagtcgccaattccaatgcatgatatctcttattttgagcaccagtggatcaataaacccaaaccCATCTTGAATAACAAGATTAAACATGTGTCTTTAAGAATAAAGACACTGATATATAATTTgataactcatatatatatatatattgcaagcCAATTATTAAAAGGcatattaaattcatattttaatgaaTTTCTGAATCTCAAATGGATAAATAGGTGGGAAAATGCATGTGTTTTGCGGATTGATCCTATATGGGAAGCTGGCTGGTGTGACAGTGGGATATGCAATCACCACTTCAACAAGCTTGGTGTAAGTTACAAAAATTCAGAAACTAATAACatctatataataattaaaagaactACCTTGAATCTATTTATTAAGTGTGTGCATGTGACAGGGCTATAAAGAAAGCAATTTGCTTCCATGAAAAAGGCCACGATGCTTATTGCAAGTTTTCGAATAATCCCTACATGATTGGTTTTGGGATTGGACAAATTTTCTTGTCCCAAATTCCAGACTTCCACAAATTGACATGGCTCTCAACCATTGCTGCTATCACCTCTTTTGGTTATGCATTTATTGGAAGTGGACTTTCCCTAGCAGTGCTGCTCTCAGGTTATTACTTGTACCTATATTCTGAACGGAGCTTACATTCAAACactaaaatgaaaaaaagatatgTTGAGATCAAGTGACCGCTCAAAGATCATCCAAAAGtatcattattttaatatttaaaagacaTTTTGGGTATGAGCAGGAAAAGGACAAGCAACTAGTTTAACTGGAGTCAAAGTTGGAGCAGAGGTGACTGAAGCAGATAAAATTTGGAGGGTCTTTAGTGCTATGGGAAACATTGCACTTGCTTGTTCTTTTGCCACTGTTGTTTATGACATCATGGTAATAAATCTCACTATGTTACTTGTACTTATTTTATCCTATACAGGATTATAAAAAATGGGTACTAACGGCATTATTTAATTTCATGGTGTTTAATATATTTAGGACACATTGAAATCAGATCCACCGGAGAACCAACAAATGAAGAAGGCAAATGTTGTAGGGATCAGTATGATGACAGTATTGTTCCTTGCATGTGGTGGACTTGGCTATGCTGCTTTTGGGGAACACACACCAGGCAACATCCTCACTGGCTTTGGATTCTATGAGCCCTTTTGGTTGGTTGCTCTTGGTAATGTTTTCATTGTCATTCACATTGTGGGAGCATATCAGGTTTGATATCATTCCTATTATTTCTTCAAAGATTTCTTAGTATATCAATTTTGTCAACTTGAATAATCACATGAATATGATGTGACAGGTGATGGCTCAACCATTTTTTCGCATAGTTGAGATGGGTGCTAACATAATGTGGCCACATTCAGATTTCATAAACAAAGAACACCCAACAAAATTGTGGATCTTCAAATTCAGGTTGAACATGTTTAGGTTAGTTTGGAGGACAATATTCGTTGTAATTGGGACAATAATTGCCATGGCCATGCCATTCTTCCACGCATTTCTTGCCCTACTTGGAGCAATTGGGTTTTGGCCACTCATTGTGTTTTTCCCCATACAAATGCACATTGCTCAGAGGAACATAAAAGTAGCTTCGTTAAAGTGGTATGCACTCCAACTTTTGAATTTCACATGCTTCCTTATTACGGTGCTTGCAGCAATTGGTTCCATTCGTGAGATCAGCAAGAATATCAGCAAATACAGGATATTCACCTATAAACAATAATAGTTCATAGTACATTTGGAAACAATAATAGAGATTTTGTAGTATTTTCTTATCTTGCCGTGCTTCAAAAGGACCTGAGTGGAGAAAACTAGTCGATCAGTAATAACCATGCATGATTAAATTCTTGTCACTACTAATTGATCTTAGTTGCAATATATGAAGTACTATTTATAGTTTGACATTCAAAAATTGAATAAGCTAAAACGATAAAAATATAGAGATTGAATTAAATTCCGCTAAAATGAAAAAGCCGATAAAATGAGAATTTAGTCATTTTTGAATTAAGACAGTAATATtcacatatgataaaaattacaaaatcaatgataattaactctttttttttttttgtaactttacaatttttcttattttagtgGATTTTTTTCCATAGAGATTAGTGCAACATATTAATTAGTTATGGGAACGGTTAGTAACAAGTTAATCACAGAAACCACTAACCATAACAATATGCATgttctttatttattcttataCAAGCCCTACCAACATACAAGAAGACATATAATGAGCCTAAAAAAGAACTTTAATCTTACAATTCTAACATTCAATGGAGCTGCTTTTAGCTTGTGCTGAAGAGATAATTTTTTATTGCTGAAAAAGGCACactaaaaagaatttaaatatagTAATCTCTTttgtaaaaccgtgaccatagcagTCTATGATCGTAGTTTTAACGTGACCGTAACTTATCTATGGTCACCATATtgtaaaaccgtgatcatagcttactctatggtcacccttttgaaaaaccgtgactatagttatctatatggtcacggttttagcgTGACCATAGTTTActctattttttgaaatttatttttctaaaagcataatcacatcccaaaaattatgataatcacaaaataagtcTAAAAAGGAGAATATTGTGTTGTGTGACTGTAGCAGATCGGGAATATTGTGAGAAGTTTATAAGGTTCCATAGGATATGTACCAATAGTGAGGATGAGAAAGACTATGAGTTGGTCGCCTCTGATCCTGAGGAGAGAGTTAGTTTCCCCCCTTTAAGTCGGACAGAGCGTCCGTTTTTCTATGCCTATGACTACTTTTTTACCAAGTTAGGTATTGCCCTTCCCTTTACCGACTTTGAAACTGAAATCCTTTGGACCTGCAATCTTGGGCCTTCATGAACTAGGAGTTAGACCTACTCTTTGTTTGCTTTTATACTTGTTCGTGCTGACAAAACTTGGGGCGGCcaagaagaaagcttcttggatctcTTTCTGGGCTAATCAAGGCAAAAAGGTTTTTGCCATTTTCGATGACTCCTTCCATGACTTTAAgaatttttatttcaaggtccaGGCTGTGGGTGAGGTCCATCCCTTCTTTTTAGATGAGAATAAGGAGCACTCCTTTCCACTTTGGTGGCAAGAGAATCTGGTAGTGTTTAAGTACCCCTTAGAGAGCTTAGACGAGGTGGAGAGGGCCTTTGTGGGTGTGTTGGAGGAGCACTGGGGGCGGCCTCCTCATTTGGACACGAAGAAATTTTTAGGGGATCCTGCCCTTCTCCGTTCTGAGCTAGGTAGTACCCGACCTTCTTTGATTTTTACTATCTTGCTTTAGTTGTAATGTTCGTAAccgttttgtttcttattttccaGAGATGGCTTCGGGGTCTGATTCCATGAAATTTCTACGCAAAACCAAGAAGACTATAACTGCTCAGAATTTACAGAGGAAGGCGGCGGGGGAGAGCACCTTTCAACTTCCACCAAAGAAGTCAGACTCGGGTCTTCAAGGTCCGAGGAAGATTATTCCGACCCCTCACGTCCGTTTGGCTCCTACCGACCTGCCTTTGGCGAGTTCTGATGCTGTTTCCTCTCTTTCTTCCTCCGAGCCtgctcccaagaagcagaagatatTGGGAGCTATTGATATTAACGACAAGGATTTTGATGGTGGGCCTTCACTGAGGAGCATATTGCTCCTTATGGTTTTGTCTCTACTGACAATGTGTCCATCCTTAAGAACTTTCATTATATGGCCCGTAACTGTGTTCAGATGGCTAACCTGAATGCTGCTTTGGCGAAAGAATTTAAGAAAGTCCGTATCAATGCCACCAGCGCTTTTCTGGGAAGCGCTAAGGCTGAGTTTGAGAGGGTTGAGGGTTTGAAGTCTGAGTTGGAGGCGAAGAATGTGGGGCTGGAGCTTGCACTGGAAAAGGAGAAGTCCCGAGCTACAGCAGCTGAGGCCACCTCTAATTTGGCGGAGGAGATGGCAAAGAAGGCTAAGGAGAGCTATACCAGGACATATGCTGAGCTGCTTGAAGCGAAGGAGAAGCTTCAATCTTCTTATGATGATTAcgccgagcttcagggtcacaTGGTGAATGGTATGACTGCCATGTACGAGAATTTGAAGGAACAGATCCAGGTTCTGGCTCCCAATCTTGACCTCTCTTTGTTTAGCATGGATAATGTGGTGGTGGATGGTAAGATTGTGCCTGCCCCAAATGAGGATGAGATTCCTGTGCCCGACCCGAAGACTAAAGCTTCCCCAAGCCCTTCTGCTGAGGCTACCCAGTCCGAGGCCGGCCCTGATGTGGAGATCGTAAATGGTCTGGATGGTTTTGTCGGGGCTATTCCGATCTCGGttattcctcctcctcctcaggaTGCGGCCACAGGGGCGAAGCTCGACCCTTTGTGACTTTTACTTTTATGTCCCTTTTCAATTTATGTACTTGATGTGGCCCGGTCTATGAGTCTTTGAACACCTTTTTATGTAATAGCTGGTAGTTAAACACTTTTACCTTATAGTTGCTTCTAGAAACTTTTAAGTTTTATGTTTAACCTTTTGGGGTTGTTTACTTTGTTCTTCAACAATTTGCGTGTAGCGCTTGGTTTTTATTCTCAGTCGCTTCTTATCCGCCCTTGATGGTTGGTTGTGGAAAACACTTTTACCCTTTAATTGCTCTTTAGCAACTTTTGAGCTTAATGTTCATCCTTTTTGATATTTTGGTCGATTGCTTTGGTAGCGTAGCGAATGTCTCCTAGGTAATGTTCGTGGTGAACCTTTACCTTTTCGTTGCATGGATTGAGCCTTTCTGGACATTTGGGTCTTACCTTTCAGCTAATTTTTTATAGCTTTTGTAGGTAGTATCTGAGTTGCTTGGCTTGCGGGTATGTTGATTAATTTGCTTTGCTTTGCTTTTTAGTTGCCTTTTGGCAAATTTCTAGCTGGCGTTTGTGTGTTCTGAACCTTTAGTTGCGTTCTTCTTTTTAAGTAGTGTTCCTTCCAAACCTCTACCTTTCAGCTTTTACTTAGCAACTTTTAGGAGTAGTGTTCGATTTCCGAACTTCTACTttagaggttcctttgaatgtCTGCAGCCTTTAGGTTTTGTCCGACCTTTGCGCGGTCGAGGCATACATTGttcctttttagtgatccttttggtggtccgacttctctgtcgggcctttTCAAGTTATTTCTGCAACTCTGTTTTTAATCCGACCTTGTTGGGTCGCTTTGTACgagttacttttataacttctcaTATTAATTTGAACCTCATCGCTTCATCCTGCCGACCTTGTATGGTCGGGCATCGATTTTTTGCGTTTtttcgagcataaattaatgtgccttggtaggaaactttttaaggAATGGATGATTTTATTAagataaaatgcaagaaatgaaaTATCTATACATGCCTGGTTACCCTGTAGTTCGGGGCTCCCTTAGTTCTTgacctggtgcctcattaaaaaaccatttgctgggaaaaagagtgcaccttggtTCAAGTCTTTCTAGCTGTAGTACGTTCTCAGGTTACAGACGTGCCATAACCTCGGGAGCTTCCGCCCTTGGAGGTCGGCCACCTTATAGTAACCTTTTCCTAGTACTTATGCAAcccggtatggtcctttccaattggcagctagctttccttctcccgatctGCCTACTCCGATGTCGTTTCGGATCAGGATAAGGTCGTTGGTCATGAAGCTTCGTTGGATTACCTTCCAGTTGTATCTGAGTGCCATTCGACACTTTAGAGCTTCCTCTCTTATCCGAgttctttctcggacttctggtaGCAGGTCGAGTGTAAGGCCCAagacctttgaaaagtcttattttgAAATAAtcccaaattatatatttatttatttatagttttaatttcagaaattatttttattaaaaataattaaaggtaattaattggatttgaaataaattaagattttttatccaaactctacgtatagattattttttcatttatgatttaaagttctagaaattcgaaaataatgaggtttggctatttaaattagaattttgtctaattttataattattaaattattttctatatttaaattataaaattggaagttatgaaataataagaattttatatgatttgattttagataatttaatttatatcatttaatactttaagataaagagaaattaattatattaccatggattttcaattagagtaatttattGAGAATCAATTAGTACTTTTATacgacaaataatattttaaagtaattttagagattaaattagtttttcaaatattaatactttatgcttcaattttattaaaattaccaaaatATCCTTATACCTAATTTTTACCAAAACCCTAAATTACCCAAAATATCACCTTAACCCTAATTTGCCCAAAAACCTAGCCGCCAATGCTAAACCCCCTTCATACCCCACTAactgaagaaagaaagaaggaaaaaaaaagaaaaagaaaggaaagggaggAACAGAGAGCAGAGGGCGTTGAGGAAGAAGGGGAAAGGGGGAAGAGGGACGAGAGGGAGACGGCGCTGACAGGCGTCACTGCCGCCGCACCGCCATGTCAcatagagaagagagagggagaaccaaagaaggagaagagagagaaggtCGCGCTGCTACCTCGCCGCCGCTCGTCGTGCCGTGTCGCATCGCCGTCCAGCCAAGTCGAAGGAGAGGCATCGCCATCACGGTTGACTGGGCTAGCTGAGGGAGAGTGAGAAATGAATGAGAGCGCTCACGATGGAGAAAGGGGAGATGTCGCCACTGTACCGGTCACTGTTGAGCCGCCGGGCAGAAGCTTCCATGGCCGTTGCCGTCGAGCTCAcaagtgagagaaagagagtTCGCAGGTGAGAGAGGAAGGTGTTGCGTTGCTGTTCGTTGCTGTGCAGCCTCTGCCACGCCTTGTCGTCGCTAGAGTTGCCACCGCCGTGTGCCACCGCCGCTTCTCACCGCCGAGGGGAAGCCTTGCCTACGTTGCTGCCTTCCGGGTCAGATTCACCGGTAACCTTGTTTCTTGCTTTCTTGAACCCTGTTCCACTTCTATTCTGTCCCACTGTTCTGATTATTGTTAGTGTCTTTGCTGCCTTACTCACTCAGATTAATGCTACCGCCGCCAGAACGGGTTTCCTGGTATGATTTCTGCTTCTTGCGGCTCCACCGTTCTGTTCCTCTGTAGCTGTAGTGAGTTTTCCATCTAAAACCCTTATAATTATTGTTGTCATATGCTTGTTCTGATTCAATTTTTGATATATGTCCTTGTCTTCGGTTTCTTGAAACTATTTCAGTCACTGGGTTGTTATAAGAGGTGTCGGGGCTGTTGTTGTCTCTATGGGGGTTATTGTTGTCACTGTCgccatgaattgaaagaaaagggAATTATCACGATAAATTACGCGGACTCAGCTAACTGAGGTAGGGGTGCTTTTCTTAAACTTGTTTTATTTTCCAGAGTTGTTGTAAATCGATATTAATGCGTAAAATACATCTTTGGTGATTTcttgagtcttatgaattgaatagagttgttttggatgaataagattattagtttgattgaTAGATGGATCGATTGAGAAAGCTGAATATTCTGATTAGTTGACTGATGTTGTTAAAGTGGTTTTCCTTGAATTAATGGGAGAGATTTCATAAtggcatttagtttaattttggaaacAATTCGATTTTAGGAAAGGTTTAGTATTGAAATTTGATGTGATATTGAACCCGATTTGATAttggaatttgattttaaaataaatttagaaatgaCTTAGTATTTGGAAACGATTTGTTTATTGAGAATAATTTACTATTTTGGTAATGGTTCGAACAGGGTTTGAGGAacggtttggtttgaaactgtttgAGAAAACTGAAAGTTCTTAattattgattaatgctgttgaATGAGGTTGATTTAAACTGCGATTTATAGGATTGGTTGATTGGATTCTGGATTTTGCAATTTCCCTGTGTTGAGTGTGGTTGTTGTGAAAATTATTATTGGAAGTGATTTTAATGATTAacaggtgtttggtttggtttagttgggacccgaaaagggtggcaaaatccgagttttagaggagatgctgccgaaattttataaaattggaagttttgtttgaagtaattatttaaaaagatttagttctTAAACGTTATTTGTTTcagattgatttatttagaaaagaaagaattatgttttaaattgagattgttgattaacgaaaagaaggatgatgaggattaatttgaaatatgatttttgaatgaatttaaaaatgggatatggattgacgaatgatgatgatattgagaatgacttagatattgatgaatgatgaatgaattatttatatggcttatgaatttgaaatatctgagatacgaggttccctggattaagtgccgtggcttgccaccacgtgtaccaggttgaaaactcgatactctgttgaccctacgacgtaagtgtgaccggacactatataaattcccgggaatgatacccccattgagcaatattgattatttgagaaaaagctatgcatagactcttggggatgcacgtcgggggacagtctaaggacaattcagacttgtcgggttggctggataaccgacagatgagcctcatcagccataggacaggcatgcatcatatgcatttgtatgctttgcttgggtttgaacttgttttggtttgcctaattgctaaactgttcttaactgctacttgaactatttgctgtaactgctacctacttgtgctttcttTGTCTATCTTGTCTGTGTTTgttctggcgtgctacatttgagaatgaacttggatgctgaattaatgattgtgttgtttgattgcgtggttgatttctgattgagattttcttataagtaaGGAAGGAttttggatttctgaaagattaaacattgtttctttgaaaaggattttgaacgatttcctattggttttaaaagattcataaggcaatgataatcactgagcttgaaaatagtttcttattaaatatcttcttatgaaaactttgaaactccgtggtgagaccgtgtggttaggttctcaccccttacagctttaccttttcaggaaccggatgaagaagtattaagaagagttatactgcgtttggtttatatgctgttgtgttaattagattattttcttccctcgtctttgttattacaagtttgtaagagggataggaattgtatgttttatatgtacaATATATTAAATTACTATGTAAGGAgttttgtatatgaatctatgcctgtttgtatttttcttaagataacgttatttatttctggtttttcaaagaaatcagcgatacagtgtcgagtcataggctcctattttaatatttagtatgtaaagtagtcgtaatacttattgctatcagagtagcgcagccggaagcgtgacttctgatagtgagggtgttatatcgagctcttctctctgtgCTTAGGAGTTGATTTCCTCATTGTAAAAGATCACCCTGGGGGATCCTTCGTCTACTTCGACAGAAATCATTGCCTCTACCCCGTAGGCTAGTTAGAAAGGCGATTCACCTGTGGTGGAATGTGGTGTTGTCCGATACACCCACAAGACTTGGgggagctcttctgcccaggctccatTTGCGTCTTGTAGTCGGCGTttcagcccggccaatatgacctTATTGGCTGCCTCTGCCTGTCCGTTGGCCTGTGAGTGTTCTACTGATGTGAACTGGTGCCTGATTTTTAAGTCGGCTACTAGGTTTCTGAAACCTGTATCAGTGAACTGAGTTCCATTGTCTGTCGTTATGGAGTAaagaaccccaaaccttgtgacagtATTTTCGTAGAGGAATTTCTGACTTCGCTGGGCAGTGGCGgcggctaggggttctgcctcaatcaactttgtgaagtagtttactcccactatgaggaatttgacttgtcctaaTCCTTGGGGAAAGGACTTGAGGAGGTCGAGTCTCCATTTTGTGAATGGCCAGGGGGAGGTAACGCTAATAAGCTTTTCAGGTGAGGCTATGTGATAGTCGGCGTGCTTCTGGCATGAAGGGCATGTTTTTACGAACTCAGTCGCTTCCTTTTGTAAGATCGGCTAATAGAAGCCGGCTTGGATCACTTTTTTAGACAGTGCCCGAGCTCCGAGGTGGTTGCCACACATGCCACTATGAACGTCCTCCAGGACTTCGTTTGTgatggaggtcggtacgcacttgaGGAGGGGCGCCAAGATCCCTCTTCTGTACAGAACGTCGTGCATTagggtgtagtattgtgcctcccttaTCAGTCTTTTAGCGTCTTTCTTCTCCAGGGGGAGTGTTTcagacttgaggtagttgattataggGATCATCCACCCTTGGTCTTGGTCCGATATATATAACACCTTCTCCTTGCTCGAGGTTGATGGGTGCTGCaaggtttcttggatgaggcttctgttattgccccctggCATGGTGCTGGCAAGTTTTGAaggtgcatcagctcgagcattttaTTCCCGGGGTATGTGTCGGACCTTACATCCGCCGAAGCTCTTGAGCTGTTTcttggttttgtccaggtatttcttcatagttgggtctttcaCTTGGTAACTTCCCTCTATCTGTGAGttgattacttgtgagtcactgaagatggtGAGCTTCTGGACTCCGACCTCTTTGGCCAGCCTTAAGCCAGCCAgcagggcttcatattctgcttggttgtttgaagcagggaactcaaactttagggatagttctatttGAGTTTCTTGGTCGCTTTCCAAGATGACACCTGCACCGCTTCTGGCCTTATTTGACAAGCCATCGACGTATAGGTTCCATGAGACGGGGTTCCCGGGGCGTCGGTGTATTCGGCGACGAAATCGGCCAGATATTAGGATTTAATGGCAGTCCGTGCTTCATAATTCAGATCGAACTCGAACAgctcgactgcccactgtaggattctgcCTGCCAGGTCCGTTTTTTATAGAatgtgcttcatgggttggttggtGCGGACTttaatggtgtgggcttgaaagtaggatCGAAGTCTTCTGGATGCGAGCACAAGGGCATAGGCAAAATTTTTTATCTTCTGATAGTTTAGCTCGGCCCCTTGTAAGGCTTTGCTGAAGAAGTAGATAGCCTACTGTCCTTTGTCGTCCCCTTGAACTAGGGCCGACGCTATCGCCCGACTTCCGACCGCTAGGTATAACACCAGTTCCTCTCCTTGCTTGGGTCAGGTCaggatgggtggttgccccaagaatgatttgaagtcttggaaggctatctcgcattctggggtccattcaaacttctttccttttcttagtATCAAGTAGAATGGGAGGGACCTTAGGGCTGATCCGGCcaaaaatctggacaaggctgccagccTTCCATTTAGCTGTTGTACCTCCTTTACACAGGTcaggcttttcatgtcgagtatagctcGGCATTTATCCGgctttgcttcgatgcccctttgggtTAGCATGAACCACAAGAATTTTCCGgcttccactgcgaaggtgcacTTCGTAGGGTTTAGCCTCATCCCGTGCTTCCTTATGGTGCCGAATACTTCGGCTAGATCGGACAACAATATTTCTTCCCACCgagtttttactagcatgtcgtccacgtagacttccattagCTTCCTGATGTGGTCGGCGAATACCTTGTTCATTaacctctgatatgtggcccccACGTTCTTTAGTCTAAACGGCATTACGATGTAgaagtagtttgctttcggggtTAGGAACGagattttttcttggtcgggtttATGCATTggtatttggttatatcctgagtaggcgtccatgaaggagaggtacttgtaccCTAAGGATGCGTCGACTAAGGTGTCAATGCTTGGAAGGGGGTAGGGGTCTTTTTGGACAGGCTTTGTTTAGGTTGGTATAATCTACGAACattcgccactttccatttggCTTTTTTACCAgtacaacgttggctagccaaaGTGGGTATTTaacctctcttatgaatcctgcctctagcaaGACTTGTACTTGTTCCTCCACAACTTTAATCTCTCTGGCCCAAGCTTCCTACGCTTTTGTTGTATTGGTCGAGATCCGGGGTATAcggccagtttgtggcacatCAGGCCGGGATCAATGCCGGGCATGTCAGCGGCTTTCCAAGCGAAGATGTCTGagttttcctttaggagtttgatAAGTAGCTCTTTTAGGTCCTCCTTTAGGTTCGCTCCTATACTTGTTGTCTTATCAGGGGTATCTCCGACTTGTACTTCCTCAGTCTCGCCTTCTGGTTGAGGATGGAACTCTTCGCGTACTCGGGCCCCACCGAGTTCAATGGCGTTAGTCTCCTTCCCTCCGGGGCCACCCTtcaggtttagactttcattgtagcatCGTCGTGCGAGCTTCTGATCTCCTTTTATGGTGGCTATGCCTTTtgcagttggaaatttcatgtATAGGTGTGGAGTAGAGACTACTGCAGCGAGT is a window from the Arachis hypogaea cultivar Tifrunner chromosome 17, arahy.Tifrunner.gnm2.J5K5, whole genome shotgun sequence genome containing:
- the LOC112765662 gene encoding amino acid permease 8, which gives rise to MDIEEAASNVVPATHKSVEVDDDGRSKRTGDVLTATTHIITVVIGAGVLALAWAMAQLGWIAGIGIMIACSCISILTYNFIADCYRYPDPVTGKRNYTYMQAVNSYLGGKMHVFCGLILYGKLAGVTVGYAITTSTSLVAIKKAICFHEKGHDAYCKFSNNPYMIGFGIGQIFLSQIPDFHKLTWLSTIAAITSFGYAFIGSGLSLAVLLSGKGQATSLTGVKVGAEVTEADKIWRVFSAMGNIALACSFATVVYDIMDTLKSDPPENQQMKKANVVGISMMTVLFLACGGLGYAAFGEHTPGNILTGFGFYEPFWLVALGNVFIVIHIVGAYQVMAQPFFRIVEMGANIMWPHSDFINKEHPTKLWIFKFRLNMFRLVWRTIFVVIGTIIAMAMPFFHAFLALLGAIGFWPLIVFFPIQMHIAQRNIKVASLKWYALQLLNFTCFLITVLAAIGSIREISKNISKYRIFTYKQ